The following proteins come from a genomic window of Mycolicibacterium rufum:
- a CDS encoding AMP-binding protein: MPLLESTIPGILAERARQQPDDVAYTFIDYDIDPAGYAESLTWAQVHHRVQVVAEELLRHGSKGDRAAILAPQGLEYIVAFYGAMAAGFIAVPLPVPAMGQLDERVNGALRDCQPVAVLTTSAVVHDIMNYVGTLPGGNPPAVIEVDALDFDSPRTVEVNVGPLPKTAYLQYTSGSTRAPAGVIMTHRNVIANVKQVFDDYMEHRDGIPPRDITMVSWLPFYHDMGLIQGVFASLLTPSEDGGLHGRPAMLMSPVAFLQKPARWIQQLAINPHAWSAAPNFAFELSVRRTTDADLEGMDLGDVLGIISGSERIHSATIRRFNERFAKFNMPTTTVRPSYGLAEATLYVISAPMGHTPSTVRFDYEKLAAGHAERCGTEAGTELVTYGAPRSSTVRIVDPETRTENPDGKVGEIWVHGDQVAMGYWRNPQQTERTFGGEMVNPSEGTPVGPWLRTGDLGVMSEGEMFIIGRIKDMLIVDGRNHYPDDIEATIQEITGGRVAAISVLDDTSEQLVAVVEMKKKGSSEAEALDKLRAVKREVASAIKKTHSVRVADLVLVAPGSIPITTSGKIRRSACVDRYRQDEFSRLDITT; this comes from the coding sequence ATGCCTTTGCTTGAGTCGACCATTCCCGGCATCCTCGCCGAGCGCGCTCGTCAGCAGCCCGACGATGTGGCGTACACCTTCATCGACTACGACATCGATCCGGCCGGATACGCCGAGTCGCTGACGTGGGCCCAGGTCCACCACCGTGTCCAGGTGGTGGCCGAGGAACTCCTCCGGCACGGGTCCAAGGGCGATCGCGCAGCGATCCTCGCCCCACAGGGCCTGGAGTACATCGTCGCGTTCTACGGCGCCATGGCCGCCGGCTTCATCGCCGTGCCGCTGCCGGTGCCCGCGATGGGCCAGCTCGACGAGCGCGTCAACGGCGCGCTGCGCGACTGCCAGCCGGTGGCGGTGCTGACCACCTCGGCCGTCGTGCACGACATCATGAACTACGTCGGCACCCTGCCCGGCGGCAACCCGCCCGCCGTCATCGAGGTCGACGCGCTGGACTTCGATTCGCCGCGCACCGTCGAGGTGAACGTCGGACCGCTGCCCAAGACCGCGTACCTGCAGTACACCTCCGGGTCGACGCGGGCGCCCGCCGGCGTGATCATGACGCACCGCAACGTGATCGCCAACGTCAAGCAGGTGTTCGACGACTACATGGAGCACCGCGACGGCATCCCGCCGCGGGACATCACGATGGTGTCGTGGCTGCCCTTCTACCACGACATGGGTCTGATCCAAGGGGTGTTCGCCTCGCTGCTGACGCCGTCGGAGGACGGCGGTCTGCACGGCAGGCCCGCGATGCTGATGAGCCCCGTGGCGTTCCTGCAGAAGCCGGCGCGCTGGATCCAGCAGCTGGCGATCAACCCGCACGCCTGGTCGGCCGCGCCCAACTTCGCATTCGAGTTGTCGGTCCGGCGCACCACCGACGCCGACCTCGAGGGCATGGACCTCGGTGACGTCCTTGGCATCATCAGCGGCAGCGAGCGGATCCACTCGGCGACCATCCGGCGCTTCAACGAGCGGTTCGCCAAGTTCAACATGCCGACCACCACCGTGCGGCCGTCCTACGGTCTGGCCGAGGCCACGCTGTACGTCATCTCCGCCCCGATGGGCCACACGCCGTCGACGGTCCGGTTCGACTACGAGAAGCTCGCGGCCGGTCACGCCGAGCGCTGCGGCACCGAGGCGGGCACCGAACTGGTCACCTACGGCGCCCCGCGGTCCTCGACCGTGCGCATCGTCGATCCGGAGACCCGAACCGAGAACCCCGACGGCAAGGTCGGCGAGATCTGGGTGCACGGCGACCAGGTCGCGATGGGCTACTGGCGCAACCCGCAGCAGACCGAGCGGACGTTCGGCGGCGAGATGGTCAACCCCTCCGAAGGCACCCCGGTCGGACCGTGGCTGCGCACCGGCGACCTCGGCGTGATGAGCGAGGGCGAGATGTTCATCATCGGCCGCATCAAGGACATGCTGATCGTCGACGGGCGTAACCACTACCCGGACGACATCGAGGCCACCATCCAGGAGATCACCGGCGGTCGCGTCGCCGCGATCTCCGTGCTCGACGACACCAGCGAGCAACTCGTCGCGGTCGTCGAGATGAAGAAGAAGGGCAGCTCCGAGGCCGAGGCGCTGGACAAGCTGCGCGCGGTCAAGCGTGAGGTGGCCTCTGCCATCAAGAAGACCCACAGCGTGCGCGTCGCCGATCTGGTGCTCGTCGCGCCCGGGTCGATCCCCATCACCACCAGCGGAAAGATTCGGCGCTCGGCCTGCGTGGATCGCTATCGCCAGGACGAGTTCAGCCGGTTGGACATCACTACATGA
- a CDS encoding type I polyketide synthase, producing the protein MTSAFDEDALRNWLVDYLVTNIGCSPDEIDFDAPLNDLAVGSSDAVVLTGELSELLGRTVSPVEFWQYPTINALAKFLTGGEVEPIVEDAAAAGGEYTAGNEPIAVIGLGLRLPGGADMDVNIEGPDAYWQFLTEGRSAVREVPADRWETFSIDSPEAAAALAGTTRWGSFLRDVDAFDAEFFEISPSEADKMDPQQRLLLEVTQEALEHAGIQAHTLRHSQTGVFAAACLGEYGYLSTVDLGDVDSWSGTGGALSIIANRVSYYFDLRGPSMTIDTACSSSLVTIHLACQSLRSGDSNLALAAGVNLLLSPAVTRSFDQLEAMSKTGQCHAFDASADGFVRGEGCGVAVLKRLSDAQRDGDRILAVIRGSAVNQDGRSNGLMAPNPAAQMAVLRSAYAAAGVEPREVDYVEAHGTGTLLGDPIEARALGTVLGKGRPAERPLLLGAVKSNLGHLEAAAGIAGFAKAVLALQHQEIPANLGYQKPNPHIPFDNLRLKVVDAPTEWAPAGRPRRAGISSFGFGGTNAHVVIEEPPVAAPPPAHTAEPAVTTLVVSGRTPERIASQAATLAEWMVGPGAEASLTEIAHTLNHHRSQHAKFATVAARDRAQAIAGLQALGAGQSAPGVVGPHVGACARGTVFVFSGQGSQWAGMGQRLLADEPAFAAALAEIEPVFVEQVGFSLYDVIAEGRPVSGDAEVQPVLMGLQLALTELWRSYGVHPDAVIGHSMGEVTAAVVGGALSVADGLKVIAHRSQIMSRLAGQGAVALVELAPDAAEAFVADYPSVEVAGYVSPRQTVVAGLPAEVDAVIAAVAAQDRFARRVNMEVASHTALMDPVLPDLRDALAGITPRTPTIPFLSTVVDAEEPVLDADYWVANVRQPVRFSQAVATAAQEIGTFIEVSPNPILTYAVADTLGTAHHHSLGTLVKDGDDTLSFHTTLNATHTTHPPETVHEAHQGAAQVALPTTPWHRTHHWAIRKRASSGASAPRPGTVLGSHTAVAGPQPGHLWQARLTPQARPYPHAHRFAGVEIVPLSVLLQTLAQAAAHTGASAVADVRFEFPIAVDTPRVVQVYADADTVTISSATGEDTEDQHWVRHVSARISRDDIGPAAPAVTDASGYDPAALPELHNAWGIDGMAYPWTVESHTGERGESRTEVTFADAPDAPLAAVLDAAVNLGRLVDASTPGLMVPSSADAVVFAAMPAPRGTIVTRSRGRDGDALVVDITVTAPAGAPIVDLRGLRYTPVDVDEQAEPDAAPRRIAHRLDWQPWATDTPPSPLGPVAVVGTGEVAAALRALVDPAEVADARHVVYVAEPDPAQSDQDTAVRLTTEVAELVGTLADRGPRDPATLWILTRGVHEAASDEALSQSGLWGLAGVVGAEQPQLWGGLIDLPAGSDPQLSSLLDVLSTPIKSVAVWRDGQVRTSVLAEITDEPVRETLRCRPDAAYLITGGLGVLGLLTADWLADRGARRLVLAGRTALPSRRDWDAVSDPDVRGRIAAIRALELRGVSVDTVAVDIADRDAVGAVLDRRDADGAPPIRGVVHAAGMTEAQLLTEIEADRVHGTVWPKVAGARVLDALFPPGSLDFLYLAASAGAVFGIPGQGAYAAGNAYLDALARSRHARGDNTVSLDWVAWRGLGFGGDAQVVVSELERVGSRPVGASEAFAAWDHVTRFDIDQVVMAPMQSAEDAAAVTSDAHRPAAPTRNWSAMSAEELLAELRGGLRGILATELRLPADDVATDRPFAEMGLNSVMAMSIRREIERLVGLELSATMLFNHPTVDTFATYLAQQLVPDLDVGGDDEVADDDAGDSLLDSLFDSVESN; encoded by the coding sequence ATGACCTCTGCTTTCGACGAGGACGCCCTGCGGAACTGGTTGGTCGACTACCTGGTCACCAACATCGGGTGCAGCCCCGACGAGATCGATTTCGACGCACCACTCAACGACCTCGCGGTCGGTTCGAGTGATGCCGTCGTGCTCACCGGCGAGCTCTCCGAGCTGCTGGGCCGCACCGTCTCGCCGGTCGAGTTCTGGCAGTACCCGACGATCAACGCGCTGGCGAAGTTCCTGACCGGCGGCGAGGTCGAACCGATCGTGGAGGACGCGGCCGCGGCGGGCGGCGAGTACACCGCAGGCAACGAACCGATCGCGGTGATCGGGTTGGGGTTGCGGCTGCCCGGCGGCGCCGACATGGACGTCAACATCGAGGGGCCCGACGCCTACTGGCAGTTCCTCACCGAGGGCCGGTCCGCGGTGCGCGAGGTGCCCGCCGACCGGTGGGAGACCTTCTCGATCGATTCGCCGGAGGCGGCCGCCGCGCTCGCCGGAACGACCCGGTGGGGTTCCTTCCTGCGCGACGTCGACGCGTTCGACGCCGAGTTCTTCGAGATCTCGCCCAGCGAGGCCGACAAGATGGATCCCCAGCAGCGGCTGCTGCTGGAGGTCACCCAGGAGGCGCTCGAGCACGCCGGCATCCAGGCGCACACCCTGAGGCACTCGCAGACCGGCGTGTTCGCCGCGGCGTGCCTGGGGGAGTACGGCTACCTGTCGACGGTCGACCTCGGCGATGTGGACTCCTGGTCGGGGACCGGCGGCGCGCTGTCGATCATCGCCAACCGCGTCTCCTACTACTTCGATCTGCGCGGCCCGTCGATGACCATCGACACCGCGTGCTCGTCGTCGCTGGTGACGATCCACCTGGCGTGTCAGAGCCTGCGCTCGGGCGATTCGAACCTGGCGCTGGCCGCGGGGGTGAACCTGCTGCTGAGCCCGGCGGTGACGCGCAGCTTCGACCAGCTCGAGGCGATGTCCAAGACGGGGCAGTGCCACGCGTTCGACGCCAGCGCCGACGGGTTCGTCCGCGGCGAAGGCTGCGGGGTCGCGGTGCTCAAGCGGCTGTCGGACGCCCAGCGCGACGGTGACCGGATCCTCGCCGTGATCCGCGGCTCGGCGGTCAACCAGGACGGTCGATCCAACGGGCTGATGGCCCCGAACCCGGCGGCGCAGATGGCGGTGCTGCGGTCGGCCTACGCCGCAGCGGGTGTCGAACCGCGCGAGGTGGACTACGTCGAGGCGCACGGCACCGGCACGCTGCTCGGCGACCCGATCGAGGCCCGCGCACTGGGTACCGTCCTGGGCAAGGGCCGGCCGGCGGAACGTCCGCTGCTGCTGGGCGCGGTGAAGTCCAATCTGGGTCACCTCGAGGCCGCGGCCGGCATCGCCGGATTCGCCAAGGCGGTCCTGGCGCTGCAGCACCAGGAGATCCCGGCCAACCTCGGCTATCAGAAGCCGAACCCCCACATCCCGTTCGACAACCTGCGGCTCAAGGTGGTGGACGCGCCCACCGAGTGGGCACCCGCCGGGCGGCCGCGCCGCGCCGGTATTTCCTCGTTCGGTTTCGGCGGCACCAACGCCCACGTGGTCATCGAAGAGCCGCCCGTGGCGGCGCCCCCGCCGGCGCACACCGCCGAGCCGGCGGTGACGACGCTGGTGGTGTCGGGCCGCACCCCCGAGCGCATCGCTTCGCAGGCCGCAACCCTCGCCGAGTGGATGGTCGGCCCCGGCGCCGAGGCGTCCCTCACCGAGATCGCGCACACGCTGAACCACCACCGCTCCCAGCACGCCAAGTTCGCCACCGTGGCCGCCCGCGACCGCGCGCAGGCGATCGCCGGGTTACAGGCGCTCGGCGCCGGCCAGAGCGCCCCCGGCGTGGTCGGCCCGCATGTCGGCGCCTGCGCACGCGGCACGGTGTTCGTGTTCTCGGGGCAGGGTTCGCAGTGGGCGGGCATGGGGCAGCGGCTGCTGGCCGATGAACCCGCGTTCGCCGCGGCGCTGGCCGAGATCGAGCCGGTGTTCGTCGAGCAGGTGGGCTTCTCGCTGTACGACGTCATCGCCGAGGGTCGCCCGGTCAGTGGTGACGCCGAGGTGCAGCCGGTCCTGATGGGTCTGCAGCTGGCGTTGACCGAGCTGTGGCGCTCCTACGGTGTGCATCCGGACGCGGTGATCGGCCATTCCATGGGCGAGGTCACCGCCGCGGTGGTCGGCGGTGCGCTCAGCGTCGCCGACGGCCTGAAGGTCATCGCGCACCGCTCGCAGATCATGTCCCGGCTGGCCGGCCAGGGCGCCGTCGCGCTGGTGGAACTGGCCCCGGACGCCGCCGAGGCGTTCGTCGCCGACTATCCGAGCGTCGAGGTCGCGGGCTACGTGTCGCCGCGCCAGACCGTGGTCGCCGGGCTGCCCGCCGAGGTCGACGCCGTCATCGCCGCGGTCGCCGCGCAGGATCGGTTCGCCCGCCGGGTGAACATGGAGGTCGCCTCCCACACCGCGCTGATGGATCCGGTGCTGCCCGACCTGCGCGACGCGCTGGCCGGGATCACCCCCCGCACACCGACGATCCCGTTCCTGTCCACGGTCGTCGACGCCGAGGAACCGGTGCTCGACGCCGACTACTGGGTCGCCAACGTGCGGCAGCCGGTCCGGTTCAGCCAGGCCGTCGCCACCGCCGCGCAGGAGATCGGCACCTTCATCGAGGTCAGCCCCAACCCGATCCTGACCTACGCGGTCGCGGACACGCTGGGCACGGCCCACCACCACAGCCTCGGCACGTTGGTCAAGGACGGCGACGACACGCTGTCGTTCCACACCACGCTCAACGCGACCCACACCACCCACCCCCCGGAGACCGTCCACGAGGCGCACCAGGGGGCAGCGCAGGTCGCGCTGCCGACCACGCCGTGGCACCGGACCCACCACTGGGCGATCCGCAAGCGGGCGTCCTCCGGCGCGTCCGCCCCGCGCCCGGGCACTGTGCTCGGCTCCCACACCGCCGTGGCCGGCCCGCAGCCCGGCCACCTGTGGCAGGCCCGGCTCACGCCACAGGCCAGGCCCTACCCGCACGCCCACCGGTTCGCCGGGGTGGAGATCGTCCCGCTGTCGGTGCTGCTGCAGACGCTGGCGCAGGCCGCGGCGCACACCGGGGCCTCCGCGGTGGCCGATGTGCGGTTCGAGTTCCCGATCGCCGTCGACACGCCCCGCGTCGTGCAGGTCTACGCCGACGCCGACACCGTGACGATCTCGTCGGCCACCGGCGAGGACACCGAGGACCAGCACTGGGTGCGCCATGTCAGCGCCCGCATCAGCCGCGACGACATCGGCCCCGCCGCGCCCGCGGTGACCGACGCCTCGGGGTACGACCCGGCCGCGCTGCCCGAGCTGCACAACGCGTGGGGCATCGATGGGATGGCCTATCCGTGGACCGTCGAGTCGCACACCGGTGAGCGCGGAGAGTCGCGCACCGAGGTGACGTTCGCCGACGCGCCCGACGCCCCGCTGGCCGCGGTCCTGGACGCCGCGGTCAACCTGGGCCGCCTCGTCGACGCGTCGACCCCCGGGCTGATGGTTCCGTCGTCGGCCGACGCGGTGGTCTTCGCCGCGATGCCCGCGCCGCGCGGCACGATCGTGACCCGCAGCCGCGGCCGCGACGGCGACGCGCTCGTCGTCGACATCACCGTCACCGCGCCGGCCGGCGCCCCGATCGTCGACCTGCGCGGCCTGCGCTACACGCCGGTCGACGTCGACGAGCAGGCCGAACCCGACGCCGCACCGAGGCGCATCGCGCACCGCCTGGACTGGCAGCCGTGGGCCACCGACACGCCGCCGTCGCCGCTCGGACCCGTCGCCGTCGTCGGTACCGGCGAGGTGGCCGCCGCGCTGCGCGCGCTGGTCGACCCCGCCGAGGTCGCCGACGCCCGGCACGTGGTGTACGTCGCCGAGCCGGACCCGGCGCAGTCCGACCAGGACACCGCGGTGCGCCTCACCACCGAGGTGGCCGAGCTGGTCGGCACGCTGGCCGACCGCGGCCCGCGCGACCCCGCGACGCTGTGGATCCTCACCCGCGGGGTGCACGAGGCGGCCTCCGACGAGGCGCTGAGCCAGAGCGGCCTGTGGGGCCTGGCCGGCGTGGTCGGCGCCGAGCAGCCGCAGCTGTGGGGCGGTCTGATCGACCTGCCCGCGGGTTCCGACCCGCAGCTGTCGTCGCTGCTCGACGTGCTGTCGACACCGATCAAGTCCGTAGCGGTGTGGCGCGACGGTCAGGTGCGCACTTCGGTGCTGGCAGAGATCACCGACGAGCCGGTGCGCGAAACGCTGCGCTGCCGCCCCGATGCCGCGTATCTGATCACCGGCGGCCTGGGTGTGCTCGGCCTGCTGACGGCCGACTGGCTCGCCGACCGCGGCGCACGCCGTCTGGTGCTGGCGGGGCGCACGGCGCTGCCGTCGCGGCGGGACTGGGACGCCGTCTCGGACCCCGACGTGCGGGGCCGCATCGCGGCCATCCGGGCGCTGGAGCTCCGCGGTGTCAGCGTCGACACCGTCGCGGTCGACATCGCCGACCGGGACGCCGTCGGCGCCGTGCTGGACCGGCGGGACGCCGACGGCGCACCACCGATCCGTGGCGTCGTGCACGCCGCGGGCATGACCGAGGCACAGCTGCTCACCGAGATCGAGGCCGACCGCGTGCACGGCACCGTGTGGCCGAAGGTCGCCGGCGCGCGGGTGCTCGACGCGCTGTTCCCCCCGGGCAGCCTGGACTTCCTGTACCTCGCCGCGTCCGCTGGCGCCGTGTTCGGCATCCCCGGCCAGGGCGCCTACGCCGCGGGCAACGCCTACCTCGACGCGCTGGCGCGGTCCCGGCACGCCCGCGGCGACAACACCGTCAGCCTGGACTGGGTCGCGTGGCGCGGGCTCGGCTTCGGCGGCGACGCCCAGGTCGTGGTCTCCGAACTGGAGCGGGTCGGCTCGCGGCCGGTCGGGGCGAGCGAGGCGTTCGCGGCGTGGGACCACGTCACCCGCTTCGACATCGACCAGGTCGTGATGGCCCCGATGCAGTCCGCCGAGGACGCCGCGGCCGTCACCTCCGACGCGCACCGCCCGGCGGCGCCGACGCGCAACTGGTCGGCGATGAGCGCCGAGGAACTGCTCGCCGAACTGCGTGGCGGGCTGCGCGGCATCCTGGCGACCGAGTTGCGGCTGCCCGCCGACGACGTCGCCACCGATAGACCGTTCGCCGAGATGGGTCTGAACTCGGTGATGGCGATGTCGATCCGACGCGAGATCGAACGCCTGGTGGGCCTGGAGTTGTCGGCGACGATGCTGTTCAACCACCCGACGGTCGACACGTTCGCGACCTATCTCGCCCAGCAGCTGGTACCCGATCTGGATGTCGGCGGCGACGACGAGGTGGCCGACGACGACGCGGGGGACAGCCTGCTCGACTCGCTGTTCGACAGCGTCGAATCGAACTAG
- a CDS encoding thioesterase II family protein → MTQPRLFIFPHAGGSAQYYVPFAKTFTTDVKRTAVQYPGQRGKQDFASFTSLPALADEVVTMVSPDKIGGAHGDPIFFFGHSMGGLLAFEVARRFEAAGRPIGALFVSAVAAPGHVGYEDIPDDDDGLLAAVSTMTGANPEFMKNPEFAAAILPTLRGLKAIANYRCPPEVTLSSPIHAFYGDDDEIATAAKVKPWADRTTSDFTATELPGHHFYLNDHLGEVVPAIERTIWARAAR, encoded by the coding sequence GTGACGCAGCCGAGGTTGTTCATCTTCCCGCACGCCGGCGGGTCGGCGCAGTACTACGTGCCGTTCGCCAAGACGTTCACCACCGACGTCAAACGCACTGCCGTGCAGTACCCCGGCCAGCGTGGCAAGCAGGACTTCGCGTCGTTCACCAGCCTGCCCGCGCTCGCGGACGAGGTCGTGACGATGGTGTCGCCCGACAAAATCGGCGGGGCTCACGGTGACCCCATCTTCTTTTTCGGGCACAGCATGGGCGGCCTGCTGGCCTTCGAGGTGGCGCGCCGCTTCGAGGCGGCGGGCCGACCGATCGGGGCGCTGTTCGTCTCGGCGGTCGCCGCGCCCGGCCACGTCGGCTACGAGGACATCCCCGACGACGATGACGGGTTGCTGGCGGCGGTCAGCACGATGACGGGCGCCAACCCCGAGTTCATGAAGAACCCGGAGTTCGCGGCCGCGATCCTGCCGACGCTGCGCGGGCTCAAGGCGATCGCGAACTACCGGTGCCCGCCCGAGGTGACGCTGTCCAGCCCGATCCACGCCTTCTACGGGGACGACGACGAGATCGCGACGGCCGCCAAGGTGAAGCCGTGGGCCGACCGCACGACCTCGGACTTCACCGCCACCGAGTTGCCGGGCCATCACTTCTACCTCAATGACCACCTCGGCGAGGTGGTGCCCGCCATCGAGCGCACGATCTGGGCACGGGCGGCCCGATAG